A section of the Leptotrichia sp. HSP-342 genome encodes:
- a CDS encoding glycogen/starch/alpha-glucan phosphorylase: MKIDKAELKDNILRELRRQYGKTLEEAHEFELYNAISKVALDYAMEKWYNTKKTYAKKQVKQTYYFSAEFLMGRFLGNNLINLQINDVIKETLNELGVDINKIEDREMDAGLGNGGLGRLAACFLDSLATLALPGHGYGLRYKYGMFEQKIENGFQMEYPDDWTKYGDPWSIKRMDRVFEVKFGGQIEVHRDEFGKEYFKRVNTETVHAVPYDVPVIGYGNDTVNTLRLWEARSPEGFDLKLFNDQTYLQASAKAVQAEDISRVLYPNDTEKDGKQLRLKQQFFFTSASLQDIIRRYKSVFGNDFSKFAEKVAIQLNDTHPVVAIPELMRIFLDKEKLGWDESWNICKNVFAYTNHTILSEALEKWDISLFQPLLPRIYQIIEEINRRFVAELQQKYPGDWERINKMSIIGDGQVRMAWLAIVGSHKVNGVAALHTEILKNSELREWNELYPEKFLNKTNGITQRRWLLKANPELAALITELIGDKWITDLYELKKLEQYLDDDNVLNRIAEIKLHNKEKLAKYIKDTTGIEVNPHSIFDIQVKRLHEYKRQLLNVLHIMDLYNRLKENPYLDIEPRTFVFGAKSAAGYRRAKGIIKLINTVAEKVNNDSDINGKIKVVFLENYRVSLAEKIFPSADVSEQISTASKEASGTGNMKFMLNGALTIGTMDGANVEIVEEVGLDNAFIFGLSAQEVENYQAHGGYNPFDEYNSVEGLKKVVDQLGDGTYNDNHTGIFRELQNSLLYGVDGSRPDVYFLLKDFASYREAQDRLQNAFKDKREWTRKALKNIANAGKFSSDRTIDEYAKEIWNIEPVEIQDYIED, translated from the coding sequence TAAAACAAACGTACTATTTTTCAGCAGAATTCCTAATGGGAAGATTTTTGGGGAATAATCTGATTAATTTGCAAATTAATGACGTTATAAAAGAAACATTGAATGAATTAGGCGTAGATATTAACAAAATTGAAGACCGTGAGATGGATGCAGGACTTGGAAATGGAGGGCTTGGAAGACTTGCTGCATGTTTTCTAGATTCGCTTGCAACATTGGCATTACCAGGACATGGATATGGACTTAGATACAAATACGGAATGTTTGAGCAAAAAATCGAAAATGGGTTCCAAATGGAATATCCAGATGACTGGACAAAATATGGGGATCCTTGGTCAATCAAAAGAATGGACAGAGTATTTGAAGTAAAATTTGGCGGGCAAATTGAAGTTCATCGTGATGAATTTGGGAAAGAATACTTTAAACGTGTAAATACGGAAACAGTTCATGCTGTACCTTATGATGTGCCAGTTATCGGTTATGGAAACGATACTGTAAATACGTTGAGATTGTGGGAAGCAAGATCTCCTGAAGGATTTGACTTAAAATTATTCAATGATCAGACTTATTTACAAGCTTCTGCAAAAGCAGTTCAAGCTGAAGATATTTCAAGAGTACTGTATCCAAATGATACTGAAAAAGATGGAAAACAATTAAGATTAAAACAGCAGTTTTTCTTTACATCAGCTTCATTACAGGACATTATCAGAAGATACAAATCAGTTTTTGGAAATGATTTTTCAAAATTTGCAGAAAAAGTGGCAATTCAGCTAAATGATACACATCCAGTTGTTGCAATTCCTGAATTAATGAGAATTTTCTTGGATAAGGAAAAATTAGGATGGGATGAATCTTGGAACATTTGTAAAAATGTATTTGCATACACAAACCATACAATTTTATCAGAAGCATTGGAAAAATGGGATATTTCACTATTTCAGCCATTACTTCCAAGAATTTATCAAATTATCGAGGAAATCAATAGAAGATTTGTCGCAGAATTACAGCAAAAATATCCAGGAGACTGGGAAAGAATCAACAAAATGTCAATCATTGGAGATGGACAAGTTAGAATGGCATGGCTTGCAATCGTAGGATCGCACAAAGTAAACGGAGTTGCGGCATTGCATACAGAAATTCTTAAAAATAGCGAGTTAAGAGAATGGAATGAATTGTATCCTGAAAAATTCCTAAACAAAACAAATGGAATTACTCAAAGAAGATGGCTATTAAAAGCAAATCCAGAATTAGCTGCATTAATTACAGAATTAATTGGAGACAAGTGGATTACAGACTTGTATGAACTAAAAAAATTGGAGCAATACTTAGATGATGACAATGTTTTAAACAGAATTGCTGAAATTAAGCTACACAATAAGGAAAAATTGGCTAAATATATAAAAGATACAACAGGAATCGAAGTAAATCCTCATTCTATCTTTGATATTCAAGTTAAGAGATTACACGAATATAAAAGACAGCTTTTAAATGTACTTCATATTATGGACCTGTACAACAGATTAAAAGAAAATCCATATCTAGATATTGAGCCAAGAACATTTGTCTTTGGAGCAAAATCAGCTGCTGGATACAGACGTGCAAAAGGAATTATCAAATTAATTAATACCGTTGCAGAAAAAGTAAATAACGATAGCGACATTAACGGAAAAATCAAAGTTGTGTTCCTTGAAAACTATAGAGTTTCACTTGCAGAAAAAATATTCCCTTCAGCAGATGTATCAGAACAAATTTCTACAGCAAGTAAGGAAGCATCTGGAACTGGTAATATGAAATTTATGCTAAACGGTGCATTAACTATTGGAACAATGGACGGGGCAAATGTGGAAATTGTTGAAGAAGTTGGACTTGACAATGCCTTTATCTTTGGACTTTCTGCACAGGAAGTTGAAAATTATCAAGCACATGGAGGGTACAATCCATTTGACGAATATAACAGCGTAGAAGGACTTAAAAAAGTTGTGGATCAGTTAGGTGATGGAACTTATAACGATAATCATACAGGAATCTTCAGAGAACTACAAAATTCATTGTTATACGGAGTAGATGGTTCTCGTCCAGATGTATATTTCCTATTAAAAGATTTCGCATCATACAGAGAAGCTCAAGATAGACTTCAAAATGCCTTCAAAGATAAAAGAGAATGGACTAGAAAAGCTCTTAAAAATATTGCAAATGCAGGTAAATTCAGTTCAGACAGAACAATTGACGAATATGCAAAAGAAATTTGGAACATTGAGCCAGTTGAAATTCAAGATTATATAGAAGATTAA
- a CDS encoding nitroreductase family protein — translation MNELIKQLQNRRSVREFTGEKIKEEDLKTILATAQRAANSVNGQQTSLIVVRDKEKLAKIAELCGGQKHIAEADAFVFVLVDFHRGVYAANSVGKRNIAPKSADGILVGAVDAGIVVNALQTAAFALGYGSTVIGAIRKETKEFIKMLGLPEYVFPIVGSTLGVPVERKLTRVKPRVPLDTFVFEDTYDAKKVEEGVEFHEKDTVAWREENGTPQLPSYKERIQIC, via the coding sequence ATGAATGAATTGATAAAACAATTGCAAAATAGACGTTCTGTAAGGGAATTTACAGGGGAAAAGATAAAAGAAGAAGATTTGAAGACAATACTTGCAACAGCTCAAAGAGCTGCGAATTCAGTTAATGGACAGCAAACTTCATTGATTGTTGTAAGAGATAAGGAAAAATTGGCAAAAATTGCAGAACTTTGTGGAGGACAGAAGCATATTGCAGAAGCTGACGCTTTTGTATTTGTATTAGTTGACTTCCATCGTGGAGTTTATGCGGCAAATTCTGTTGGAAAGAGAAATATCGCTCCAAAATCTGCGGATGGGATTTTAGTTGGTGCAGTAGATGCCGGAATTGTTGTAAATGCCTTGCAGACAGCAGCTTTTGCTCTTGGATACGGAAGTACCGTAATTGGAGCAATTAGAAAGGAAACAAAGGAATTTATAAAAATGCTTGGGTTACCAGAATATGTATTCCCAATAGTAGGAAGTACGCTTGGAGTGCCTGTGGAAAGAAAATTAACTAGAGTAAAACCAAGAGTTCCGTTAGATACATTTGTATTTGAGGATACCTATGATGCGAAAAAAGTAGAAGAAGGAGTGGAATTTCACGAAAAAGATACAGTGGCTTGGCGTGAAGAAAATGGAACACCGCAATTACCGTCATACAAGGAAAGGATTCAGATTTGCTGA
- a CDS encoding ACP phosphodiesterase, whose protein sequence is MNFLAHSLISLEIDEQENKKTLYGNFAGDFYKGLVDKIELPEELKEGIVLHRIIDGISDRNENFLNELLVEKFGIFKGIVSDMFIDHFLAKDFDRLFNENINNIEKKILYNISESQSFFPKKFAGTFKWIESEKVMSNYKNIDFLERAFYGISQRVRKGEILRLAVKELEKNYIAFEEKSIKEFFYVKEESVKKFINMGIRKN, encoded by the coding sequence ATGAATTTTTTAGCACATTCACTAATTTCGCTCGAAATTGATGAGCAGGAAAATAAAAAGACATTATATGGAAATTTTGCAGGTGATTTTTATAAGGGGCTAGTTGATAAAATAGAGCTTCCTGAAGAATTGAAAGAGGGAATTGTCCTGCATCGGATAATTGATGGAATTTCTGACAGGAATGAGAATTTTTTGAATGAATTACTTGTGGAAAAATTTGGTATTTTTAAAGGAATTGTATCGGATATGTTTATTGACCATTTTTTAGCCAAAGATTTTGATAGGCTATTCAATGAAAATATTAATAATATTGAAAAGAAGATACTGTATAATATATCTGAAAGTCAGAGTTTTTTTCCAAAAAAATTTGCAGGAACATTTAAATGGATTGAAAGTGAAAAAGTAATGTCTAATTATAAAAATATAGATTTTTTAGAACGTGCATTTTATGGAATTTCTCAAAGAGTCAGAAAAGGAGAAATTTTAAGGCTAGCTGTAAAAGAGCTGGAAAAAAATTATATTGCTTTTGAAGAAAAATCTATAAAAGAATTTTTTTATGTGAAAGAAGAAAGTGTAAAAAAATTTATAAATATGGGAATAAGAAAAAACTGA
- a CDS encoding LysR family transcriptional regulator, with translation MTLQQLKYVVTVAEKGTLSDAAKELFVSQPALTKAIKELEDEMNITIFNRTNKGVIVSLEGDRFLGYARQVLEQTDLLEEEYKKGNKITRRFSVSTQHYSFAVNAFVDVIKKFGENKYDFTLRETQTNEIIEDVSKRKSEIGILYTSGANKTVIEKLIKRNNLKFIELFTAKPHVFISFNHPLAKKESISLEDLKEYPYLSFEQGDYNSFYFSEEILSTLDRDKNIKVRDRATLFNLAVGLNGYTVSTGIISKELNGENIIAKPLEVDEYMKVGIIMQKNIELSVYGKVYVEALKEHLKYTEIP, from the coding sequence ATGACATTACAGCAACTAAAATATGTAGTAACAGTCGCTGAAAAAGGGACATTAAGTGATGCAGCAAAAGAGCTGTTTGTTTCACAGCCAGCACTGACAAAAGCAATAAAAGAGCTGGAAGATGAGATGAATATAACGATTTTTAACAGGACAAATAAAGGAGTAATTGTTTCACTTGAAGGAGATAGGTTTTTGGGATATGCTAGGCAAGTTTTAGAACAGACGGATTTGTTGGAAGAAGAATATAAAAAAGGAAATAAGATAACTCGGAGATTTTCGGTATCAACTCAGCATTACTCATTTGCGGTAAATGCTTTTGTGGATGTGATTAAGAAGTTTGGAGAGAATAAGTATGATTTTACACTTAGGGAAACACAGACTAATGAGATAATTGAAGATGTAAGCAAGAGAAAAAGTGAAATTGGAATTTTATACACTTCGGGAGCGAATAAAACTGTAATTGAGAAATTGATAAAAAGAAATAACTTGAAATTTATTGAGCTGTTTACTGCAAAGCCACATGTTTTCATTAGTTTTAATCATCCTTTAGCAAAAAAGGAAAGCATCAGTCTTGAAGATTTGAAGGAATATCCATATCTGTCGTTTGAACAAGGAGACTATAACTCTTTTTATTTTTCAGAAGAAATATTGAGTACACTTGACAGGGATAAAAATATAAAAGTGAGGGACAGGGCGACTTTATTTAATTTGGCAGTTGGGCTTAACGGATACACGGTAAGTACAGGAATAATTAGTAAAGAGCTAAATGGAGAAAATATTATTGCAAAACCGCTGGAAGTGGATGAATATATGAAAGTTGGAATTATAATGCAGAAAAATATTGAATTAAGTGTTTATGGGAAAGTTTATGTGGAGGCTTTGAAGGAACATTTGAAATATACAGAAATTCCCTAA
- a CDS encoding 5-methyltetrahydropteroyltriglutamate--homocysteine methyltransferase encodes MHAEKGYEFNGVVTRDDTAIVTGKISGENHPFVKHYTFLRDLVKDKKGVEARFTIPAPAQFYAELVREDKHVAALLKVYPDFIGLEDDIVSAYKTVINDLYNEGLRTLQIDDCTWGCLVDDDFIASFIEKSDRDKEIIRQEFAERFLNINNRVFQNNPENLVINTHVCRGNYASTWFGKGGYDKIADELFGKEDVNAYYLEFDTERAGTFESLAKVSGDKKVVLGLITSKNPTLEEKESVIARIKEASKYVPLDRLYLSPQCGFASTEEGNRLTEEEQWAKLRFIKEISDEVWGEN; translated from the coding sequence GTGCATGCTGAGAAAGGTTATGAATTTAATGGTGTTGTTACCCGTGATGATACTGCGATTGTTACTGGAAAAATTAGTGGGGAAAATCATCCATTTGTGAAACATTATACATTTTTGCGAGATTTAGTAAAAGATAAAAAAGGTGTGGAAGCTAGATTTACGATACCTGCTCCAGCACAATTTTATGCAGAATTAGTAAGGGAAGATAAGCATGTGGCGGCACTTCTTAAAGTTTATCCTGATTTTATAGGATTGGAAGACGATATTGTCAGTGCCTACAAAACTGTTATAAATGACTTGTATAACGAAGGACTTAGAACTTTGCAAATTGATGACTGTACTTGGGGTTGTCTTGTAGACGATGACTTTATTGCTTCATTTATTGAAAAAAGTGATAGGGATAAAGAAATTATCAGGCAAGAATTTGCAGAAAGATTTCTAAATATAAATAACAGGGTATTTCAAAATAATCCAGAAAATTTGGTAATTAATACGCATGTTTGTCGTGGAAATTATGCTTCTACCTGGTTTGGGAAAGGCGGATATGACAAAATTGCAGATGAGCTTTTTGGAAAAGAAGATGTAAATGCCTATTATTTGGAATTTGACACAGAAAGAGCAGGTACTTTTGAATCACTTGCAAAAGTTTCTGGAGATAAAAAAGTTGTTTTAGGATTAATAACTTCTAAAAATCCAACATTGGAGGAAAAGGAAAGTGTAATTGCACGTATAAAAGAGGCTTCAAAATATGTGCCGCTCGACAGGCTTTATTTGAGTCCGCAGTGTGGATTTGCTTCAACAGAGGAAGGAAATAGGCTTACAGAAGAGGAGCAATGGGCAAAACTTAGATTTATTAAGGAAATTTCAGATGAAGTATGGGGAGAAAATTAA
- a CDS encoding PAS domain-containing protein yields the protein MAQDMKNYLKLDLEKIEKMTQIKKDYIEGKTDFETTKKLIKENFDKMTASEFAYSEQKIKELGFDDNTVHDKMNDVLGLFEDIIVKDEFDLPEGHPINTYILENEAARKLIAEMKEEFGKKFIKNRWLELYEKLSQFNPTHLARKQHQLFSILEKKGFDRPSRIMWSFDNNVRDSISEAYKLLENDKIEEFLEKQENVWELTLDIMHKEEEVLFPTSMKMINEEEFKQMRAGDDEIGYFLIDKPTGFYPENIEKQDDNSNQSVKEKTVKSETNVQNNQNAGNFMNDLASLMAKYNMGSENKENEVFDVKQGKLTLEQINLIFQHMPVDLSFVDENEIVKFYTDTKHRVFPRSAGVIGRDVKNCHPRESVSSVLEIIDAFRKGEQDEIDFWLEMRGKFIYIYYVAVRDENGVFKGVLEMMQDVTRIRSLTGERRLVTWENKGKDEKKEETGEVFTSKYNLTAKTVIGDIVKKYPYIKEYMPLISPEYKRLLDPVQYMMMSKIATLQMIAMRGELELDYLIMMIEAKIDEEENKNK from the coding sequence ATGGCACAGGATATGAAAAATTATCTAAAATTAGATCTTGAGAAAATCGAGAAAATGACTCAAATAAAAAAAGATTATATTGAAGGAAAGACTGATTTTGAGACTACTAAAAAATTGATAAAAGAAAACTTTGACAAGATGACAGCGAGCGAATTTGCTTATTCAGAGCAAAAAATTAAAGAACTTGGATTTGATGACAATACGGTTCATGACAAGATGAATGATGTTTTAGGGCTTTTTGAGGATATTATTGTGAAGGATGAATTTGACTTGCCTGAGGGGCATCCGATAAATACGTATATTTTGGAAAATGAAGCGGCTAGAAAGCTGATTGCGGAAATGAAAGAAGAGTTTGGGAAAAAGTTTATAAAGAACAGATGGCTTGAACTTTATGAAAAATTATCTCAATTTAACCCCACACATCTTGCAAGAAAACAGCATCAATTATTTTCAATATTAGAGAAAAAAGGGTTTGACCGTCCATCAAGAATAATGTGGAGCTTTGATAATAACGTGAGAGATAGCATAAGTGAAGCATATAAATTGCTTGAAAATGATAAAATTGAAGAATTTTTGGAAAAACAGGAAAATGTGTGGGAATTGACGCTTGATATCATGCATAAGGAAGAAGAAGTGCTTTTTCCAACTTCCATGAAAATGATTAATGAAGAAGAATTTAAGCAAATGCGTGCAGGAGATGATGAAATTGGGTATTTCCTAATTGATAAACCAACTGGATTTTATCCTGAAAACATAGAAAAACAAGATGACAATAGTAACCAGTCTGTAAAAGAGAAAACTGTAAAATCAGAAACTAATGTTCAGAATAATCAAAATGCTGGAAACTTTATGAATGACCTTGCAAGTCTTATGGCAAAATATAATATGGGAAGCGAAAATAAAGAAAATGAAGTTTTTGATGTAAAGCAGGGGAAATTAACGCTTGAACAGATTAATCTTATTTTTCAGCATATGCCTGTGGACTTGTCTTTTGTGGATGAAAATGAAATTGTGAAATTCTATACGGATACTAAACATAGGGTTTTCCCAAGAAGTGCAGGAGTTATAGGGCGTGATGTTAAAAACTGCCATCCAAGAGAAAGCGTCAGTTCCGTACTTGAAATAATAGACGCTTTTAGAAAAGGGGAGCAGGACGAGATTGACTTTTGGCTGGAAATGCGTGGAAAATTCATTTATATCTATTATGTGGCTGTAAGAGATGAAAATGGAGTGTTTAAAGGTGTTCTGGAAATGATGCAGGATGTTACTAGAATTAGAAGTCTTACAGGAGAAAGAAGGCTTGTAACATGGGAAAATAAAGGTAAAGATGAGAAAAAAGAAGAAACAGGAGAAGTATTTACAAGCAAGTATAATTTGACTGCAAAAACTGTAATAGGCGATATTGTTAAAAAATATCCGTATATTAAAGAATATATGCCATTAATTTCTCCAGAATATAAACGTCTTTTAGATCCTGTTCAATATATGATGATGTCTAAAATAGCGACTCTTCAAATGATTGCAATGCGAGGGGAATTGGAACTTGATTATTTGATTATGATGATTGAGGCTAAAATTGATGAAGAAGAAAATAAAAATAAATAA
- a CDS encoding TonB-dependent receptor, with protein sequence MLKKLAILSFIVVGMMAFGDDNDTFNVKLEESVVTATGFDDVQSNQIKNTTIVTAQDIHNKGYNTIEEILKRTPGVNFVNNGFGYIVDVRGQGVQGAAKNVKVLVDGSPLNILDMSHAILPLNSISVEDIEKIEIINGGGTVLYGGGTAGGVINVITKKTQEEPVKNKVYYQNSSFDTNKFGFGTSIKFADNFLLDLAYENVNGNGYRRGDKRDGENLRGGFTYNIADNQTLRFKATRYKEESKESDGITKTQLNNDRKQAGTTLTESDLDRTEYSLNYEIKPTDNLTFSLLGYNQKTIRDYDQEAPAGRMTHKTDGQFKDRKTGVDLKGKYNYGLGNVIFGYEYIKNNSNRSSYGAMYMRNRRLFPTSTIDIDLQKNTHSAFVQGRHSLTDKLEGTLGYRYEHADYDIHRTDGTNVINKNTKKSNNAYETGLNFKYSDTGNVYAKYERGYRSPSPTEMVDKSITRGYVLNNLKSEKYDTYEIGIKDMIGPSFVSLTGFYTNKNDEILIDMPSGHGLNWTYKNLQKTERKGVELFAEQYFGTFRLNESVSYVDAKISKGTDKNKKIPYVSKTKATLGANYEILKGLNLTADLNYFSNSVDDNYEKIKGYSTTDLGVNYAHKTGLGVQAGVKNVFDKKYYKYKNGNSYIPEAERTYYVGVSYNF encoded by the coding sequence ATGTTAAAAAAATTAGCGATTTTAAGTTTTATTGTAGTTGGAATGATGGCATTTGGAGATGATAATGACACATTTAATGTAAAATTGGAAGAATCAGTAGTAACAGCCACGGGATTTGATGATGTGCAGAGCAATCAAATTAAGAATACTACAATTGTAACAGCTCAGGATATACACAATAAAGGATATAACACTATAGAAGAGATATTGAAACGTACACCAGGTGTAAATTTTGTGAATAATGGATTTGGATATATTGTTGATGTAAGAGGACAGGGAGTTCAGGGAGCTGCTAAAAATGTAAAAGTTCTTGTGGATGGGTCTCCTTTAAACATACTTGATATGTCGCATGCAATTTTACCTCTAAATTCAATTTCAGTTGAAGATATTGAAAAGATAGAAATTATTAACGGTGGAGGGACTGTACTTTATGGTGGAGGGACTGCTGGTGGAGTAATTAACGTAATTACAAAGAAAACTCAGGAAGAGCCTGTAAAAAATAAGGTTTACTACCAAAACAGCTCATTTGATACAAATAAATTTGGATTTGGAACAAGCATAAAATTTGCAGATAATTTCTTGTTAGATTTAGCATACGAAAATGTTAATGGAAATGGGTATAGACGTGGGGACAAAAGAGATGGTGAGAATTTAAGAGGTGGATTTACATATAACATCGCTGATAATCAGACATTAAGATTTAAAGCTACAAGATACAAGGAAGAATCAAAAGAATCTGACGGTATAACTAAAACTCAGTTAAATAATGATAGAAAACAGGCAGGAACAACTTTGACAGAATCTGATTTGGATAGAACAGAATACAGCCTAAATTATGAAATTAAGCCTACTGACAATTTAACTTTCTCATTGTTAGGATATAATCAGAAAACAATTAGAGATTATGATCAGGAAGCACCGGCTGGAAGAATGACTCATAAGACGGATGGACAGTTTAAAGATAGAAAAACTGGAGTTGACTTAAAAGGTAAATATAACTATGGTTTAGGAAATGTAATCTTTGGATATGAATATATAAAAAATAATTCAAACAGAAGTTCTTATGGTGCAATGTATATGAGAAACAGAAGATTATTCCCAACATCTACTATAGACATTGATTTGCAAAAAAATACTCATTCAGCATTTGTTCAAGGAAGACACTCTCTTACAGACAAGCTTGAGGGAACTTTAGGTTATAGATATGAACATGCTGATTATGATATTCACAGAACAGATGGAACAAATGTTATAAATAAAAATACTAAAAAGAGCAATAATGCTTATGAAACGGGATTAAACTTTAAATATTCCGACACAGGGAATGTTTATGCAAAATATGAAAGAGGATACAGATCTCCAAGTCCAACAGAAATGGTTGATAAATCAATTACAAGAGGATATGTGTTAAACAATCTGAAATCTGAAAAATATGATACTTATGAAATTGGTATAAAAGACATGATTGGACCTTCATTTGTAAGCTTGACAGGATTCTATACTAATAAAAATGATGAAATTTTAATTGATATGCCAAGTGGACATGGATTAAACTGGACATATAAAAACTTGCAGAAAACAGAAAGAAAAGGTGTAGAACTATTTGCAGAGCAATATTTTGGAACATTTAGACTAAATGAATCAGTTTCTTATGTGGATGCAAAAATTAGCAAAGGTACAGACAAAAATAAAAAAATTCCTTATGTATCAAAAACAAAAGCAACTTTAGGAGCAAATTATGAAATCCTGAAAGGATTAAACCTAACAGCTGACCTTAATTATTTCTCAAACTCTGTGGATGATAATTATGAAAAAATAAAAGGTTATTCTACAACAGATTTAGGGGTAAATTATGCTCATAAAACAGGGTTAGGTGTACAAGCAGGAGTTAAAAATGTATTTGACAAAAAATACTATAAATATAAAAACGGAAATAGTTACATTCCTGAAGCTGAAAGAACATATTATGTTGGTGTAAGTTACAACTTCTAA
- a CDS encoding FecCD family ABC transporter permease, whose protein sequence is MWKIYLVLIIFIIVIAFLSLKIGTVDISAKDIFRSLFWGKMRDESIKSIIIDVRLPRIIMAVLIGMLLASSGAVVQSVFQNPLADPYIIGISASATLGAVIAYVFNFPDVMYGICGFVVSVIVALIIFRISRSRTKTDVAVLLIVGIAISSFLGAFTSFSMYLIGQDSFRIVTWMMGYMGSASWLKIGVLMIPLVVSVVYFYLKRYEMDLLMSGDEEAHSLGVNVDELKRNLLIVSALIVGFSVAFTGMIGFVGLIAPHTVRIVLKSGSNTRLLPLATLGGGLFLLICDTIGRTILAPTEIPIGVVTSFFGAPFFLYLAMRRKKGG, encoded by the coding sequence ATGTGGAAAATATATTTGGTATTAATAATTTTTATAATTGTAATAGCATTTTTGTCTTTGAAAATAGGAACTGTGGATATTTCGGCAAAAGATATATTTAGGAGTCTTTTTTGGGGGAAAATGAGGGATGAATCTATAAAATCGATAATAATTGATGTGAGGTTGCCGAGAATTATTATGGCAGTGCTGATAGGAATGTTGCTGGCTAGTTCAGGGGCAGTTGTGCAGTCGGTTTTTCAGAATCCGTTGGCAGATCCTTATATAATTGGTATTTCGGCTAGTGCTACGCTTGGAGCGGTTATTGCGTATGTCTTTAATTTTCCTGATGTTATGTATGGAATTTGCGGATTTGTTGTATCGGTTATCGTGGCGCTGATAATTTTTAGAATTTCGAGAAGCAGGACTAAGACGGATGTGGCGGTGCTTTTAATTGTTGGGATTGCGATTTCGTCTTTTTTAGGGGCATTTACGTCGTTCAGTATGTATTTGATTGGGCAGGATTCCTTTAGAATAGTAACGTGGATGATGGGATATATGGGAAGTGCTTCTTGGTTGAAAATTGGAGTTCTTATGATACCGCTTGTAGTTTCTGTCGTTTATTTTTATTTAAAAAGATATGAGATGGATTTGCTGATGAGTGGGGATGAAGAGGCACATTCGCTTGGAGTGAATGTAGATGAGCTAAAAAGGAATTTATTGATTGTTTCGGCACTGATTGTCGGATTTTCTGTGGCATTTACTGGAATGATAGGATTTGTTGGGCTTATTGCACCGCATACGGTAAGGATTGTGCTAAAAAGTGGAAGTAATACTAGACTACTGCCTTTAGCAACATTGGGTGGAGGACTGTTTTTGCTGATTTGTGATACGATTGGACGTACAATTTTGGCACCGACGGAAATTCCGATAGGAGTGGTAACTTCATTTTTTGGAGCACCATTTTTTCTATATTTGGCGATGAGAAGGAAAAAAGGTGGATAG
- a CDS encoding ABC transporter ATP-binding protein, whose translation MSSRNNNSEILIKNVSFSYDNSQKKIIDGLNINIKKGEFVGILGANGSGKSTLLKMILKYFPIETGNIEISDKNISLYSYKEMAKIISFVPQKSALNMPISVIEMIYMGRTPHIKNKWIGFDKEDERKVNKILEKLRLEKFRDRSIFSLSGGEFQRVLLARALVQETRIILLDEPTSALDMNYALEIMKLTSDFVKEKKITAVMVLHDLNLASMYCDNVMFLKDGKIAYSGSPKELYKKEIFSEIYGFECEIVENNELLYVIPKKI comes from the coding sequence ATGAGTAGTAGAAATAATAATTCAGAAATTTTGATAAAAAATGTAAGTTTTAGCTATGATAATTCCCAAAAAAAGATAATTGATGGATTAAATATAAATATAAAAAAAGGTGAATTTGTTGGGATTCTTGGTGCAAATGGGAGTGGGAAATCGACACTTTTGAAAATGATTTTGAAATATTTTCCGATAGAAACTGGGAATATTGAGATTTCTGACAAAAATATCAGTTTGTATAGTTATAAGGAAATGGCAAAAATAATAAGTTTTGTTCCTCAAAAGTCGGCTTTGAATATGCCGATAAGTGTAATCGAAATGATTTATATGGGACGTACGCCACATATTAAGAATAAATGGATTGGGTTTGATAAGGAAGATGAGCGGAAGGTAAATAAGATTTTGGAAAAGTTGCGACTTGAAAAATTTAGGGACAGGTCGATTTTTTCGCTTTCGGGTGGAGAATTTCAGCGTGTTCTACTGGCAAGGGCATTGGTGCAGGAAACGAGGATTATTTTACTGGATGAGCCGACTTCTGCATTGGATATGAATTATGCTCTTGAAATTATGAAGCTTACATCGGATTTTGTGAAGGAGAAAAAGATTACGGCTGTGATGGTTTTACACGATCTGAATCTGGCTTCGATGTACTGTGATAATGTGATGTTTTTAAAGGATGGAAAAATTGCATATTCAGGGAGTCCAAAGGAGCTTTACAAAAAGGAGATTTTTTCTGAAATTTATGGATTCGAATGTGAGATTGTGGAAAATAATGAACTTTTGTATGTAATACCTAAAAAAATTTAA